In the genome of Hyphobacterium sp. CCMP332, one region contains:
- a CDS encoding class I SAM-dependent methyltransferase: protein MKYLISFLIRFVPRTTLQRFSHIGLRIMAVFYRGNNVECPISGKTYRKFLPYGRINPRENALCPDSLSLERHRLLWLYLKEKTNFFTEDIRFLHVAPELCFMDRFEKMNNLDWVTADLVSPLAKVKMDLHNIPFGDNQFDCVMANHVLEHVKDDIACMKEIYRVLKPGGWAIMQVPLDTSRSETYENWDIIEPSDREKHFGQRDHVRLYGTDYNKRLESAGFEVKVDDYVKQIPEEKVKRFALAPDEMIYFCKKN, encoded by the coding sequence ATGAAGTATTTGATCAGTTTTTTGATCCGATTTGTACCCCGGACCACGCTTCAGCGATTTAGCCATATTGGCTTGAGGATAATGGCGGTATTTTACAGAGGAAACAATGTAGAATGTCCAATTTCAGGAAAGACTTACAGAAAATTTTTGCCTTATGGCAGAATTAATCCCAGAGAAAATGCCCTTTGTCCTGATTCGCTTTCACTTGAAAGACATCGACTTTTATGGCTTTACCTCAAAGAGAAAACCAATTTTTTTACTGAAGACATCCGATTTCTCCATGTGGCTCCGGAATTGTGTTTTATGGATCGATTTGAAAAAATGAACAATTTGGACTGGGTAACGGCCGATCTGGTATCTCCGCTGGCCAAAGTAAAAATGGATCTTCACAACATCCCTTTTGGCGATAACCAATTTGATTGTGTGATGGCCAACCATGTCCTGGAACATGTGAAAGATGACATCGCCTGCATGAAAGAAATATACAGGGTATTAAAACCGGGTGGCTGGGCAATAATGCAAGTGCCATTGGATACTTCCAGAAGCGAAACCTATGAGAATTGGGATATCATAGAACCCTCAGATAGAGAAAAGCATTTTGGACAAAGAGATCATGTAAGGCTTTACGGTACGGATTATAATAAACGCTTGGAATCTGCAGGTTTTGAAGTAAAAGTGGATGATTACGTCAAACAGATTCCTGAAGAAAAAGTAAAGCGTTTTGCTCTCGCACCCGATGAAATGATCTATTTCTGCAAAAAAAATTAA
- a CDS encoding glycosyltransferase family 2 protein → MDISIVIPLLNEAESLPELCDWIKRVMNEHHYSYEVILIDDGSTDNSWEVIERLCHENSSIKGISFRRNYGKSAALNVGFEHTLGKVVFTMDADLQDSPDELPALYKMVTEENYDLVSGWKKKRYDPITKTVPTKLFNAVTRGFSGIKLHDFNCGLKAYKKEVVKQINVYGELHRYIPMLAKWNGFSRIGEKVVEHRARKYGTTKFGLERFIFGFLDLLSVTFITKFKKRPMHFFGSFGILSFFIGFLISAFILGRKVYDVYKHIPARPVTEQPLFYLALVGIVVGVQLFLAGYLAELISLDSNKKGDYQVEDMINLKA, encoded by the coding sequence TTGGATATTTCTATAGTAATTCCACTTTTAAATGAGGCGGAGTCATTGCCTGAACTTTGTGACTGGATAAAACGGGTGATGAATGAACATCACTATAGCTATGAGGTGATTTTAATCGACGACGGAAGCACCGACAATTCATGGGAAGTGATTGAAAGGCTCTGCCATGAAAATTCAAGTATTAAAGGAATATCCTTCAGAAGAAATTATGGAAAATCGGCAGCGCTAAATGTCGGTTTTGAACATACACTTGGAAAAGTCGTATTTACGATGGATGCCGATCTTCAAGACAGCCCTGATGAGCTTCCTGCCCTTTATAAAATGGTCACTGAAGAGAATTACGATCTTGTTTCAGGATGGAAGAAGAAGAGATACGACCCAATTACCAAAACGGTTCCCACAAAACTGTTCAATGCTGTCACCAGGGGTTTTTCCGGAATTAAACTGCACGATTTTAATTGTGGTTTGAAGGCCTACAAAAAGGAGGTCGTCAAGCAAATTAATGTCTATGGTGAATTACATAGATACATCCCGATGCTGGCAAAATGGAATGGATTCAGCCGCATTGGTGAAAAAGTAGTGGAACACCGGGCCAGGAAATACGGAACAACGAAATTTGGCCTCGAACGATTTATTTTTGGATTTCTCGATCTCCTTTCAGTCACATTCATTACCAAATTCAAAAAACGCCCCATGCATTTCTTTGGCTCATTTGGAATCCTTTCTTTCTTCATAGGATTTCTTATCAGCGCATTTATACTTGGTCGAAAAGTCTACGATGTTTATAAGCACATTCCGGCAAGACCGGTCACCGAGCAACCATTATTTTATTTAGCCCTGGTTGGAATTGTGGTAGGGGTACAATTATTTCTGGCGGGCTATCTCGCTGAATTGATCAGTCTGGATTCTAATAAAAAAGGGGATTATCAGGTTGAGGACATGATCAATTTAAAGGCTTAA
- a CDS encoding DUF4199 domain-containing protein, which yields MENELTIKSQGMKWGLILGLMSTIVGLVVNLFDLYANDGIIQLVSLALVLGALIFAFQEYKAANEGFMEFGEGFGMGMLILAISGVFSGILSYIYMKFIDTGIVERIKDIQLTEMESQGLSDEQIDMAMSMSEWVMNPEMMTVIGFVVNIFLGAIIALIVAAIMKNKKPVQL from the coding sequence ATGGAAAATGAATTAACAATTAAAAGCCAGGGAATGAAATGGGGATTGATTCTCGGTTTGATGAGCACTATTGTAGGCCTGGTAGTTAACCTTTTTGACCTTTATGCAAACGATGGCATTATTCAACTTGTTAGCCTGGCTTTGGTATTAGGTGCACTTATTTTTGCTTTTCAGGAATATAAAGCAGCCAATGAAGGATTTATGGAATTTGGTGAAGGCTTTGGTATGGGCATGCTTATTCTCGCCATATCCGGTGTTTTTTCAGGCATTTTATCTTATATATACATGAAATTTATCGATACCGGGATTGTAGAAAGAATAAAGGATATTCAATTAACCGAAATGGAAAGTCAGGGCCTCAGCGATGAGCAAATTGACATGGCCATGAGCATGTCGGAATGGGTTATGAATCCTGAAATGATGACGGTAATTGGTTTTGTAGTTAATATTTTTCTCGGGGCAATTATTGCACTTATTGTAGCTGCAATTATGAAAAACAAAAAGCCCGTACAACTTTAA
- the pyrC gene encoding dihydroorotase: MKYAINNVTILDQGSDYHQQKISLLIENGKIKQISKKELKASKSFDGDDLYLSKGWTDLRVHLKDPGFEQDEKLEYLMESASRGGFTSILTLPNTDPVVGHKDMVKSLFNSAKPYAVNILPSAALSKNTDGEELAEMIDLHHAGAVAFTDGDKDLKNTELLAHALLYVQKFDGLIMCHAEDLEISENGQINEGETSTRLGLKGIPNIAESSRVQRNLELLEHYGGRLHFAHISTPKSLELIREAKKKKLKVSCDIAAHHLIMDDSSLMDYDSNYKTRPPLRTKKDIELFWKALKDDTIDAIVSDHKGINEEGKNLEFDLADFGIIGLETLFPMLYKKADQVIGLEKLIYKITDGPDSILKRARPAIAEGVNADLTLFSLNSEWQFNPKTGGGRPQNSPLIGHSFNSRIIATFNKGIAFVNL; encoded by the coding sequence ATGAAATACGCCATAAATAATGTCACTATTCTCGATCAGGGTTCTGATTATCACCAGCAAAAAATCTCTTTGCTAATTGAAAATGGCAAAATCAAACAAATTTCAAAAAAGGAATTAAAAGCATCCAAATCTTTTGATGGTGATGATCTCTATTTGAGCAAAGGCTGGACCGATCTGAGAGTTCATTTAAAAGATCCGGGATTTGAGCAGGATGAGAAATTAGAATATTTAATGGAATCTGCCTCCAGAGGTGGTTTTACCTCTATTTTAACACTGCCGAACACCGACCCCGTTGTCGGGCACAAAGATATGGTCAAAAGCCTCTTTAATAGCGCAAAGCCCTATGCGGTAAATATATTACCTTCTGCTGCCCTGAGTAAAAATACAGATGGAGAGGAATTGGCAGAAATGATAGATCTGCATCATGCGGGTGCGGTCGCTTTTACCGATGGCGACAAGGATTTAAAGAACACTGAGCTCCTGGCGCATGCACTGCTCTATGTTCAAAAGTTTGATGGACTGATTATGTGTCATGCCGAAGATTTGGAAATTTCCGAAAACGGCCAGATCAATGAGGGCGAAACAAGTACCCGACTCGGACTAAAAGGAATACCCAATATTGCGGAATCCTCAAGGGTACAGCGAAATCTCGAATTACTTGAACATTATGGCGGTCGTTTGCATTTTGCACATATTTCAACCCCTAAAAGCCTTGAATTAATTAGAGAGGCCAAAAAAAAGAAATTAAAAGTTAGTTGCGATATTGCCGCCCATCATTTAATCATGGATGATTCTTCACTGATGGATTATGACAGTAATTACAAAACCAGACCTCCGCTGAGAACTAAAAAAGATATAGAATTATTTTGGAAAGCATTGAAAGACGACACCATCGATGCCATTGTTTCCGATCACAAGGGCATAAATGAAGAGGGCAAAAATCTCGAATTTGATCTGGCAGATTTTGGAATTATCGGCTTGGAAACATTATTTCCAATGTTATATAAAAAAGCAGATCAGGTTATTGGGCTGGAGAAGTTGATTTACAAAATTACAGATGGCCCCGATTCCATTTTAAAAAGAGCAAGGCCGGCAATAGCAGAAGGTGTAAATGCCGATTTAACCCTATTTTCACTAAATTCAGAATGGCAATTCAATCCTAAAACAGGAGGAGGCAGACCTCAAAACAGTCCTTTGATAGGCCATTCATTTAATTCGCGAATTATTGCCACATTTAATAAAGGAATAGCATTTGTCAACCTCTGA
- a CDS encoding BatA domain-containing protein produces MNFLYPQFLWALAAISIPIIIHLFNFQRPKKIFFSNVSLLESVKTQTASVQNIKHYLVLLSRILFLLFLVLAFAQPFLPASKESANTEKRVKVFYLDNSYSMQEEKDANTLLEEGVAGLEALSDIIGNNEDVYFLDNNFNVKDMFPYTKAKFYDRLAEINESYIPRTFDEVLRRIDQIEHKGPKEIFFISDLQKSTLGDPENIILDSNNIYHLIPVQNNNNANVSIDSAWLDNPFIFGRQENNIHVRLNYDGDESIENFPVKLFINEKQAAASNTNLTANGNSELQFSIRNTEEDESLGRIKINDSPVFFDNEYYFVLKSLSNISVLVVSKEENQYFKALYQTEEFFNYSFMAITNPDFNLLRSADFIVVDALDEYPDFFISILNEHIKENGHVLFISGKENNNLKNVLEEFGIRNISVLENDKPQTIADPDLNNPFFEGVFERFEKNTDMPDAIPKLDIRNMDLVHLKFKDGKAFLGEKSYGKGKVFVITGDIQKGRSNFFRHSIFVPVMYKVSTSFIGKSSTRLAYNFGEKSILWKMQRTNQGESAIKLRNESFEIIPEQRPVPEGTKFDLPAEKLEQGFYQLVIDDSVLGTIAINTDKEESDLNSYEAPELKEKIKGGDAINLNDDGEIREFAGEYKESHFGTPLWKYFLICSLLFLVAEVLLLRYL; encoded by the coding sequence ATGAATTTTCTTTATCCCCAGTTTCTCTGGGCACTTGCAGCTATCAGCATTCCCATAATAATTCACCTATTTAATTTCCAGAGGCCAAAAAAGATTTTTTTCTCCAATGTAAGTCTGCTTGAGAGTGTAAAAACTCAAACAGCATCAGTCCAGAATATAAAACATTATCTCGTACTTCTCAGCAGGATTCTCTTTCTGTTATTTTTAGTCCTGGCATTTGCTCAACCTTTTCTGCCCGCTTCAAAAGAAAGCGCCAACACGGAGAAAAGAGTAAAGGTATTTTATCTGGATAATTCGTATAGCATGCAGGAGGAAAAGGATGCCAATACACTTTTGGAGGAAGGGGTGGCAGGATTGGAAGCGCTTTCGGACATAATCGGGAATAACGAAGATGTGTATTTCCTCGATAATAATTTTAATGTCAAGGACATGTTTCCCTATACCAAAGCAAAATTTTACGACAGATTGGCGGAGATCAATGAATCCTATATTCCGAGAACTTTTGATGAGGTATTGCGTCGAATTGATCAAATTGAACACAAAGGGCCAAAGGAAATATTTTTCATCTCTGATTTGCAAAAATCTACGCTTGGAGATCCCGAAAACATTATTCTTGATTCAAATAATATTTATCATCTTATTCCGGTTCAAAATAACAATAATGCCAACGTATCAATTGATTCGGCCTGGCTGGACAATCCTTTTATTTTTGGCAGGCAGGAAAATAATATTCATGTACGTTTAAATTATGACGGAGATGAAAGTATTGAAAATTTCCCGGTAAAACTGTTTATCAATGAAAAGCAGGCTGCGGCGAGCAATACCAACCTTACAGCTAATGGAAATTCTGAATTGCAATTCTCAATTCGAAATACAGAGGAGGACGAAAGTCTTGGCCGAATTAAAATCAATGACAGCCCGGTATTTTTTGACAACGAATACTATTTTGTTTTAAAGTCTTTAAGTAATATATCGGTTCTGGTTGTATCGAAGGAGGAAAATCAATATTTCAAGGCTTTATATCAAACCGAAGAGTTTTTCAATTACAGCTTTATGGCTATAACCAATCCCGATTTCAATTTATTGCGTTCTGCAGATTTTATCGTGGTTGATGCGCTTGATGAATACCCCGATTTTTTTATCAGTATTCTTAATGAGCATATAAAGGAAAATGGACATGTATTATTTATATCAGGTAAAGAAAATAACAATTTGAAGAATGTACTTGAAGAATTTGGTATCCGAAATATTTCCGTACTCGAGAATGACAAGCCACAAACAATCGCGGATCCTGATTTGAACAACCCTTTCTTTGAAGGTGTATTTGAAAGATTTGAGAAAAATACGGATATGCCCGATGCTATTCCAAAACTGGATATTAGAAATATGGACCTTGTTCATTTGAAATTTAAAGATGGAAAAGCTTTTCTCGGTGAAAAATCTTATGGAAAAGGAAAAGTTTTTGTGATTACGGGAGACATACAGAAAGGGAGAAGTAATTTTTTCAGACATTCTATTTTTGTACCAGTTATGTACAAAGTCAGTACGTCTTTTATTGGAAAATCTTCCACTCGACTTGCTTATAATTTTGGTGAAAAATCAATCCTTTGGAAAATGCAACGGACAAATCAAGGAGAGTCAGCTATAAAATTGAGAAATGAATCCTTTGAAATTATCCCGGAACAGAGACCGGTTCCGGAAGGAACAAAATTTGATTTACCCGCTGAAAAGCTGGAGCAGGGTTTTTATCAATTGGTGATCGATGATAGTGTTTTGGGAACTATTGCAATCAATACAGATAAGGAAGAGTCGGATTTAAATTCATATGAAGCCCCTGAATTAAAAGAAAAAATTAAAGGCGGAGATGCTATTAACCTAAATGATGATGGGGAAATAAGAGAGTTTGCGGGAGAGTATAAGGAATCGCATTTTGGTACGCCGCTATGGAAATATTTCTTAATTTGCTCTCTGTTATTCCTAGTTGCAGAAGTATTGTTATTGAGATACCTCTAA
- a CDS encoding nitroreductase yields MQSKFISEYIKERRSLYPAQYSNKKVDDAIVREILENANWAPSHKRTYPWRFTVFSGDGLQKLAHFQSELYKKKSTENGNFDKEKYEKLNQKPLMASHVIAIGMKRDIKKSVPEIEEIASVACAVQNMHLTTSAYGLGAYWGTGGITYFEEAKAFFDLEENDKLMGFFFIGELKIEKWPKGIRKPYEDFVKWIS; encoded by the coding sequence ATGCAGTCAAAATTTATAAGTGAATACATCAAAGAGCGCAGAAGTCTTTATCCCGCGCAATACAGTAATAAAAAAGTAGATGATGCCATAGTTCGTGAAATTCTTGAAAATGCGAATTGGGCTCCATCGCATAAAAGAACCTATCCCTGGCGATTTACGGTGTTTTCAGGAGATGGCCTTCAAAAACTGGCTCATTTTCAAAGCGAGTTGTACAAAAAGAAAAGTACCGAAAATGGTAATTTCGATAAAGAGAAATACGAAAAACTCAATCAAAAGCCATTGATGGCTTCGCATGTTATTGCCATTGGCATGAAAAGAGATATAAAAAAAAGTGTGCCGGAAATAGAAGAAATTGCTTCGGTGGCTTGTGCCGTACAAAACATGCATCTGACTACTTCTGCTTATGGCCTTGGAGCCTATTGGGGCACAGGTGGAATAACCTATTTTGAAGAGGCTAAAGCATTTTTTGACCTTGAAGAAAATGACAAATTGATGGGTTTTTTCTTTATTGGTGAATTGAAAATTGAAAAATGGCCCAAAGGCATAAGAAAACCTTATGAAGATTTTGTAAAGTGGATAAGCTAA
- a CDS encoding 1-acyl-sn-glycerol-3-phosphate acyltransferase, translating into MKLRDPFGNFYFIKAILVFLVGWMSWPGFDLVNKLNYKGLKNLKGLPKKGVLFVSNHQTYYADVVAINHGFHKARGNKDKRRMGIPFYLFWPIVRTYYVAAKETMTESGFLPKVFSYGGGILVKRTWREKGKEISRNVDMSDQNKIAKALSGGWIVTFPQGTTKPYSPLRKGTAHIIKDNNPIVVPVTVDGFRRGFNKKGLFFKKKGIELKVEFKEPIRFEEYETPENILAKIAREIGQDHVPLSIVLKEGDDYQKS; encoded by the coding sequence ATGAAACTACGAGACCCCTTCGGTAATTTCTATTTTATAAAAGCCATCCTTGTCTTCCTTGTCGGATGGATGAGCTGGCCCGGTTTCGATTTGGTCAACAAATTGAATTACAAGGGTTTAAAAAATTTAAAGGGCCTCCCTAAAAAAGGTGTTCTGTTTGTTTCCAATCATCAAACCTATTATGCCGATGTTGTTGCCATAAATCACGGATTTCATAAAGCAAGAGGTAATAAAGACAAAAGGCGCATGGGGATCCCCTTTTATTTATTTTGGCCGATTGTCAGGACTTATTATGTTGCCGCAAAGGAAACCATGACCGAAAGTGGTTTTTTACCAAAAGTATTTTCTTATGGCGGTGGAATTCTCGTGAAACGCACCTGGAGAGAAAAAGGAAAGGAAATTAGCAGAAACGTGGACATGAGTGATCAGAATAAAATAGCAAAGGCTTTGAGTGGGGGATGGATTGTAACTTTTCCTCAGGGTACTACCAAGCCTTATTCGCCATTAAGAAAGGGCACTGCGCATATTATAAAAGATAATAACCCTATTGTCGTTCCCGTAACTGTAGATGGATTTAGAAGGGGTTTTAATAAAAAAGGCTTGTTCTTTAAGAAAAAAGGAATTGAATTAAAAGTTGAATTCAAAGAACCCATTCGATTCGAGGAATATGAAACACCTGAGAATATTCTGGCGAAAATTGCCAGGGAAATAGGACAGGATCACGTTCCTTTATCTATTGTGCTTAAAGAAGGCGATGATTATCAAAAATCTTAA
- a CDS encoding Rieske 2Fe-2S domain-containing protein, translating into MAWLKLFDDFKELKKRFGDKSPILLKIGEQKICLVFYNEEIFAFDNKCPHNGAPLHRGHCNNNMEIVCPLHFYEFNLKSGREGFGRQFELNTYPVKVDKSALYIRIKD; encoded by the coding sequence ATGGCCTGGCTTAAACTATTTGACGATTTTAAAGAATTAAAAAAAAGATTTGGTGATAAATCGCCAATTCTCCTCAAAATCGGAGAACAAAAAATTTGTTTGGTTTTTTACAATGAAGAAATTTTTGCCTTTGACAATAAATGCCCGCATAATGGAGCGCCTCTTCACCGGGGCCATTGCAATAATAATATGGAAATAGTTTGTCCCCTTCATTTCTACGAATTCAATCTCAAAAGTGGTAGGGAAGGATTTGGAAGACAATTTGAATTAAATACCTATCCGGTGAAAGTGGATAAATCTGCGCTTTATATAAGAATCAAGGATTAG
- the miaA gene encoding tRNA (adenosine(37)-N6)-dimethylallyltransferase MiaA, whose translation MVIQGPTAVGKTSIAINLARQLNTDIINADSRQVYREMKIGTAPPTKEEQKAVKHHLLAHKSILDKYNAEMFAAEARAVLNELFQKNSTLILCGGSGFYVQALLQTMDEIPDIPEKLRNQVNEEVKKNGLSNMLNELKEKDLEYYSYVDKNNPQRVIRAIEVIRHTGLAFSSFHSNNASQLPYNILNFAITREREHLYSRINQRVDKMIEAGLEEEAKRLKDQKELNALQTVGYSEFYEYLDGKIDRGNCIELIKRNTRRFAKRQLTWLRRFDDLIWINVDKEKDAIKIILNQINGLA comes from the coding sequence ATAGTCATACAAGGGCCTACTGCTGTAGGCAAAACTTCTATTGCCATTAATTTGGCGAGACAATTAAATACGGATATTATTAATGCTGATTCAAGACAGGTTTACCGTGAAATGAAAATTGGCACAGCTCCTCCTACGAAGGAAGAGCAAAAAGCCGTGAAACATCATTTGCTTGCCCATAAAAGTATTTTAGATAAATACAATGCCGAAATGTTTGCTGCCGAAGCCAGGGCTGTATTGAATGAATTATTCCAAAAAAATTCAACCCTAATTCTTTGCGGTGGTTCGGGTTTCTACGTTCAGGCGCTTTTACAAACCATGGATGAAATACCTGATATTCCGGAAAAACTCAGAAATCAGGTCAATGAAGAAGTAAAAAAAAATGGACTTTCAAATATGCTCAATGAACTCAAGGAAAAAGATCTTGAATATTACAGTTATGTTGATAAAAACAACCCACAAAGAGTTATTAGAGCCATCGAAGTCATACGACATACCGGACTTGCTTTTTCATCTTTTCATAGCAATAATGCCTCTCAGTTGCCATATAATATTTTAAATTTTGCAATTACAAGAGAACGAGAACATCTTTATTCGAGAATAAATCAGCGTGTTGATAAAATGATTGAGGCAGGTTTGGAAGAGGAGGCAAAACGATTGAAGGATCAAAAGGAATTAAATGCATTGCAAACAGTTGGTTATTCGGAATTTTATGAATATTTAGATGGGAAGATTGACAGAGGAAATTGCATTGAATTAATTAAGCGCAATACCAGGCGATTTGCAAAAAGACAACTGACCTGGTTAAGACGTTTTGATGATTTAATCTGGATAAATGTTGATAAAGAGAAGGATGCTATAAAAATTATATTAAATCAGATAAATGGCCTGGCTTAA
- a CDS encoding response regulator encodes MTIQKKILIAEDSNIVLNVVSKVLENMNYKVLGVKNGKELLSKMEKENFDLILMDINMPKMDGITCAKHIRDHNDKRIKNIPIIALSGNDKNLSVEEYQAIGINDLIQKPIDFDQMAQKISSTLN; translated from the coding sequence ATGACCATCCAAAAAAAGATTTTAATTGCCGAAGATTCAAATATCGTTTTGAATGTGGTATCCAAAGTTCTGGAAAACATGAATTACAAGGTACTTGGTGTAAAAAATGGAAAAGAACTTTTAAGCAAAATGGAAAAAGAAAATTTTGATCTCATTCTCATGGATATAAATATGCCAAAAATGGATGGGATTACATGTGCTAAACATATCCGGGATCACAACGACAAGCGGATTAAAAATATTCCGATCATAGCTTTGTCGGGAAATGACAAAAATTTAAGTGTAGAAGAGTATCAGGCCATTGGCATCAATGATCTGATTCAAAAACCAATTGATTTCG